In Trifolium pratense cultivar HEN17-A07 linkage group LG7, ARS_RC_1.1, whole genome shotgun sequence, a genomic segment contains:
- the LOC123899989 gene encoding mitochondrial arginine transporter BAC2 — MPFPGCRSLKKHISKHRKNNLKKKRMEFWREYVVKNNVGREFVAGGFGGTAGIITSYPFDTLRVMQQQSGNASAIGILKNLLAKDGPTALYRGMAVPLASVGFQNAMIFQSYTIFTRICSPSNSSNGPPSLTNVALGGLGAGALQSILICPVELVKIRMQLQKNIDYFSKNKRITPMNLAKSIWKNEGIRGIYRGFGITVLRDAPAHAFYFGTYEYLREKLHPGCRENCQESVSTMFIAGGLAGISSWIFNYPTDVIKTRLQAQTSSSMKYKGILDCTLKIIKEEGSIVLWRGLGATIARAFVMSSAIFPVYQIALRCFTNN; from the exons ATGCCTTTTCCAGGTTGTAGGAgtttaaaaaaacacatttcaaAACAcaggaaaaataatttgaagaaaaagagaatggAGTTTTGGAGAGAATATGTTGTGAAGAACAATGTGGGCAGAGAGTTTGTAGCGGGTGGATTTGGTGGCACGGCCGGTATCATCACGAGTTATCCATTCGATACTCTTCGTGTCATGCAACAACAGTCCGGCAACGCCTCTGCCATCGGCATCCTCAAAAATTTGTTGGCTAAGGATGGACCAACTGCTCTCTACCGTGGCATGGCGGTTCCTTTGGCCTCAGTTGGTTttcaa AATGCTATGATTTTTCAAAGTTATACAATTTTCACAAGGATTTGTAGCCCTTCAAATTCTTCCAATGGACCTCCTTCCCTCACAAATGTTGCTTTAGGAGGACTTGGTGCCGGTGCTCTCCAAAGTATTTTAATATGCCCTGTTGAGCTTGTTAAAATCCGCATGCAACTGCAGAAAAATATAGACTATTTTTCGAAAAACAAAAGGATCACTCCAATGAATCTGGCTAAGAGCATTTGGAAAAATGAGGGCATCCGCGGCATTTATCGAGGATTTGGCATCACCGTTCTTAGAGATGCACCTGCACATGCCTTCTACTTTGGGACATATGAGTACTTGAGGGAGAAACTTCACCCTGGTTGTAGAGAAAATTGTCAAGAAAGTGTGAGTACTATGTTTATAGCTGGAGGATTAGCTGGAATTTCAAGTTGGATTTTCAACTACCCTACAGATGTTATAAAGACAAGATTGCAAGCTCAAACATCTTCTTCAATGAAATACAAAGGTATCTTAGATTGTAccttaaagataattaaagaaGAAGGTTCTATTGTGCTATGGAGGGGTTTAGGAGCTACAATTGCTAGAGCCTTTGTTATGAGTAGTGCAATATTTCCAGTTTATCAAATTGCTCTAAGGTGTTTCACCAACAACTAA
- the LOC123899097 gene encoding acidic endochitinase-like, with protein sequence MIRIRIVLYSSSLVLNLLIITFLVSNADESDNIAIYWGQNDNEGTLTETCATENYSYVIIAFLNKFGNGTTPEINLANHCDPSSDDCTKLSTDIKNCQRKGIKVLLSIGGADGDYGLASTDDAKNVSGYLWNKFLGGNSFSRPFGDAILDGIDFDIENSNGKQQYWEELAIFLKSHNTSTQNVYLSAAPQCPFPDGQLGVTLDTGVFDYVWIQFYNNPGCDYSQRVINDLLDSWKQWTESLMTGKVFLGLPASPAAAGSGYVPADLLCEIVLPVIRMSSNYGGVMLWATYYDKQSGYSNSIKSSLCTQQKAHECGGNDCHQKVDGKLNQEKVLHEIGGNAVISDKARSIEIDGQEKS encoded by the exons ATGATTAGAATTAGAATAGTACTTTACTCTTCCTCTTTGGTTCTTAATCTACTCATTATAACCTTCTTAGTGTCTAATGCTGATGAATCAGACAACATTGCAATTTATTGGGGTCAAAATGATAATGAGGGTACCCTAACAGAAACATGTGCAACAGAAAACTACTCCTATGTAATCATAGCTTTTCTTAACAAATTTGGGAATGGAACAACACCTGAAATCAACTTAGCAAATCATTGTGACCCTTCTTCCGATGATTGCACAAAATTAAGCACAGACATCAAGAATTGCCAAAGGAAAGGAATCAAAGTCTTGCTTTCAATTGGAGGAGCAGATGGCGACTATGGTTTAGCTTCAACTGACGATGCCAAAAATGTTTCTGGTTACTTGTGGAACAAGTTTTTGGGTGGAAACTCGTTTTCGCGTCCATTTGGTGATGCTATATTAGATGGTATTGATTTTGATATTGAGAACTCCAATGGAAAACAACAATATTGGGAGGAACTTGCAATTTTCCTCAAATCACATAACACTTCAACACAAAACGTTTACTTAAGTGCCGCACCTCAGTGTCCATTCCCTGATGGACAATTAGGTGTGACACTTGACACGGGTGTGTTTGACTATGTTTGGATACAGTTTTATAACAATCCTGGATGTGATTATAGCCAAAGAGTGATCAATGATTTGTTGGATTCGTGGAAGCAATGGACGGAGTCATTGATGACAGGAAAAGTGTTTTTGGGATTGCCTGCTTCCCCTGCAGCAGCAGGTAGTGGCTATGTTCCGGCCGATTTGTTGTGTGAGATTGTTCTTCCTGTCATAAGGATGTCGAGTAACTACGGCGGTGTAATGCTTTGGGCAACATACTATGATAAACAAAGTGGATATAGCAACTCCATCAAAAGCTCTCTATGCACTCAACAAAAGGCTCATGAATGTGGAGGAAATGATTGTCATCAAAAAG TGGATGGAAAGTTGAACCAAGAGAAGGTGTTGCATGAAATTGGAGGCAATGCTGTGATTTCTGACAAAGCAAGAAGTATTGAAATAGATGGACAAGAAAAGAGTTGA
- the LOC123898944 gene encoding uncharacterized protein LOC123898944, with the protein MFELLKPKNNTKCKTCLKLIKMRLETIRKKKNAVQKFLKNDIVDLLRNSLDYNAYGRAEGFLVEQNMAACYELIAKFVECMLGHVRDLFKQSDCPDECKEAIPSLIYAAARFSDLPELRELRTLFQEKFGNTLEPYTSKEFIERLRQNPPSKEMKIQLLHDLAQDFSIEWDRKALEQRLYSPISHQEKEKPKHDDQLLQEKEKPKYDDKLLQENEKPKHDDRQKDNGELKLQKNVNDDNINYDDPWWRMLRRTDSETTTPDRSSIDDQKACSSSIETASEDDEAEIKRPFSYKSVPPPYIKTHKVENNLMKSPEALTAEKPVPRSVRRRPLRPPPEENIVKDFSKTGGSFDEKEILDGLLMQQILKQSPNDKEQKRRYRKSSSSVPTTMRGKSLPQRATSLVPELLRTTSEVSGHVHPSLPDYEDLSARLASLRRT; encoded by the exons atgtttgaattaTTGAAGccaaaaaacaacacaaaatg CAAAACATGCTTGAAGTTGATAAAGATGAGGTTAGAGACtataaggaagaagaagaatgcaGTGCAGAAATTTCTGAAGAATGATATTGTTGATCTTCTCAGGAATTCTCTTGATTACAATGCATATGGAAGG GCTGAAGGATTTTTGGTGGAGCAAAACATGGCAGCTTGCTACGAACTCATCGCGAAGTTTGTTGAATGCATGTTGGGTCATGTTCGAGACCTTTTTAAGCAAAG TGATTGCCCTGATGAGTGCAAAGAAGCTATACCATCTTTGATATATGCTGCTGCAAGGTTTTCTGATCTTCCTGAACTACGCGAATTGAGAACTTTGTTTCAAGAGAAATTCGGAAATACTCTTGAACCTTACACAAGTAAAGAG TTtatcgagagattgaggcaaaATCCTCCTTCAAAAGAAATGAAGATCCAACTATTGCATGATTTAGCTCAAGATTTCTCCATTGAATGGGATAGGAAGGCTTTGGAGCAAAGACTATATTCGCCAATTTCACATCAG GAGAAAGAGAAGCCTAAACATGACGATCAACTTTTGCAGGAGAAAGAGAAGCCTAAATATGATGATAAACTTTTGCAGGAGAATGAGAAGCCAAAACATGATGACCGACAAAAGGATAACGGTGAACTGAAATTGCAAAAGAACGTTAATGATGACAACATCAACTATGACGATCCTTGGTGGAGGATGCTAAGAAGAACCGACAGTGAAACTACTACTCCTGATAGGTCATCCATTGATGACCAAAAGGCTTGTTCAAGTTCAATAGAAACTGCATCTGAGGACGACGAAGCAGAAATTAAGAGACCATTTTCGTATAAATCTGTTCCACCACCTTATATCAAAACACATAAAGTTGAAAACAATTTGATGAAATCACCAGAAGCTCTAACTGCAGAAAAGCCGGTACCAAGATCGGTTAGAAGGAGACCTCTCAGACCACCACCGGAGGAAAACATAGTTAAAGATTTTTCTAAAACCGGTGGCTCATTTGACGAAAAAGAGATATTAGATGGACTTTTAATGCAACAGATTTTGAAACAATCTCCTAATGATAAGGAACAAAAGAGAAGGTATAGAAAATCAAGTTCAAGTGTTCCAACAACTATGAGAGGAAAATCTCTTCCTCAAAGAGCTACTTCCTTAGTACCTGAATTGTTGAGGACAACATCAGAAGTTTCAGGACATGTTCATCCTAGTCTACCTGATTATGAGGATTTGTCGGCTCGTTTAGCATCTCTCAGAAGAACATGA
- the LOC123898945 gene encoding methyltransferase-like protein 22: MHLYHKMEHSAPSPENEEEEAVHGGDEEVMSEVHLGCPPGFSGPHISRFTISLSLPHDVDNNSKQILETQILEFDQDGDLLLPRRRAGNNLSNSYCVRIQHNITSSIPNVGLQVWRAELVLADFILHKALCSSEFHGVVALELGAGTGLAGLLLARTAKTVFVTDHGNQILDNCVKNVQLNRGLLNNSATIYVRELDWFDSWPPNARVEEAPCTQRYSWTFKEIEDVENASLLLAADVIYSDDLTDAFFSTLERLMSRDSTKVLYMALEKRYNFSFSDLDVVANGYSHFRSYLMDEDAIESFEPAASMPKFAGKQIDISQIPQYVKEYERTHDVEIWQIKYCGPKHETSVTPG, encoded by the exons ATGCACTTGTACCACAAAATGGAGCATTCAGCTCCGTCGCCggaaaatgaagaagaagaagccgTACACGGCGGCGATGAAGAAGTTATGAGCGAAGTCCACCTAGGCTGCCCACCCGGATTCTCCGGTCCTCATATTTCCCGTTTCACCATTTCCCTTTCACTTCCTCACG ATGTTGATAACAACAGTAAACAAATTCTAGAAACTCAGATTTTAGAATTTGATCAAGATGGTGATCTTCTATTACCTCGCCGCCGCGCCGGTAATAATTTATCAAATAGCTATTGTGTGAGAATTCAGCATAATATCACTTCTTCAATTCCAAATGTTGGATTACAG gTATGGAGAGCTGAACTTGTGTTAGCTGATTTTATTTTGCATAAAGCATTGTGTTCATCTGAGTTTCATGGAGTTGTTGCATTAGAACTTGGCGCCGGAACTG GCCTAGCAGGTTTGTTACTTGCACGTACTGCTAAGACAGTGTTTGTAACAG ATCATGGGAATCAAATACTTGACAACTGTGTGAAGAATGTTCAGCTTAATCGTGGATTATTGAATAATTCAGCCACTATTTATGTACGTGAGCTTGATTGGTTTGATTCCTGGCCTCCCAATGCAAGAGTAGAAGAAGCTCCTTGCACGCAAAG ATATTCTTGGACTTtcaaagaaattgaagatgTAGAAAATGCTTCTTTGCTGCTGGCTGCTGATGTAATTTATAGTGATGACCTGACCGATGCATTCTTCAGTACCTTAGAGAGATTAATGTCAAGGGATTCAACTAAG GTGTTATACATGGCGCTGGAAAAGCGCTATAACTTCAGTTTTTCTGACCTTGATGTCGTTGCAAATGGATATTCACATTTTCGCAGCTATCTTATGGATGAGGATG CAATTGAAAGCTTTGAGCCCGCCGCAAGCATGCCTAAATTTGCTGGCAAGCAGATAGACATCTCTCAAATTCCACAGTATGTTAAAGAATATGAAAGAACACATGATGTCGAGATTTGGCAGATCAAGTACTGTGGACCAAAACATGAAACATCAGTTACCCCAGGATGA
- the LOC123895563 gene encoding protein ALTERED PHOSPHATE STARVATION RESPONSE 1-like → MGCNQSKIENEESLLRCKERKRFMKEAVSTRNAFAAAHSAYTTSLKNTGAALGDFAHGEVQNPISTAPDNNYPPRPPENPILPPPPLPDFSHGSLHRAASMPEIKIAKPDPRSNPLHKPILEEEDEDRELEDEGSLRKRRTNRNTGGGVGVGVGVGGGGGGGGGVNSNSNSNRRLDFEDEAPPPMPPPLVKQPPVSREHIGNDNHNSHHHTMSNPNPQQNSAAWEYFFPPMENIAGPSLNEEGEEEVTFNRMDRMEYMPRPSRVGIVEEAPTQRRVDLEVPFPIHEPQHIPEPEEMIESPMESPMLSGMKVKMPVTPPSTEGKRIVKHNANLVEIFAILDDHFLKASESAHEVSKMLEATRLHYHSNFADNRGHIDHSARVMRVITWNRSFKGIPNLDDGKDDFDSDEQETHATILDKLLAWEKKLYDEVKAGELMKFEYQRKVATLNRLKKRANNSESLEKSKAAVSHLHTRYIVDMQSLDSTVSEINRLRDEQLYPRLVQLVDAMATMWKEMLSRHEKQLETVQLLRSLDPSQSPKQTSEHHHERTYQLLVVVQQWHTQFELLVNNQKGYIKSLTNWLKLNLIPIESSLKEKVSSPPRVRSPPLQGLLHAWHDRLEKLPDELAKTAIGNFAAVIDTIFNQQEEEMICKRKCEDTRKELSRKTRQFEDWYHKYMQRKMPEDVDPDKAEDANAPDEVITEKQFLVEQVRKRLEDEEAAYEKQCLQVRQKTLGSLKNRMPELFRAMCDFSLECSKMYMELCYISQHLGQNLS, encoded by the exons ATGGGTTGTAACCAATCAAAGATCGAAAACGAAGAATCGCTTTTACGATGCAAAGAGCGAAAGCGTTTCATGAAAGAAGCTGTTTCAACTCGTAACGCTTTCGCCGCCGCACACTCCGCCTACACAACTTCTCTCAAAAACACCGGCGCCGCTTTAGGTGACTTCGCTCACGGCGAAGTTCAAAATCCGATCTCCACCGCCCCTGATAATAACTACCCACCAAGACCACCGGAGAATCCAATCCTTCCTCCACCTCCTCTCCCTGATTTCTCCCATGGTTCTCTTCATCGTGCTGCTAGTATGCCTGAAATCAAGATCGCTAAACCCGATCCTCGGTCCAATCCGTTGCATAAACCTATtcttgaggaagaagatgaagatagaGAGTTAGAGGATGAAGGTTCGTTAAGGAAAAGAAGAACTAACAGAAACACTGGTGGGGGTGTTGGTGTTGGTGttggtgttggtggtggtggtggtggtggtgggggtgtgaatagtaatagtaatagtaatagaaGGTTGGATTTTGAAGACGAAGCTCCACCGCCTATGCCACCGCCGTTGGTTAAACAACCGCCGGTGAGTCGTGAGCATATTGGTAATGATAATCATAATAGTCATCATCATACTATGTCGAATCCGAATCCACAGCAAAATTCGGCTGCTTGGGAGTATTTTTTTCCACCAATGGAGAACATTGCAGGACCAAGCTTGAATGAGGAAGGTGAAGAAGAAGTTACTTTTAACAGGATGGATAGGATGGAGTATATGCCAAGACCTAGTAGGGTTGGCATTGTGGAAGAAGCTCCAACTCAAAGACGTGTTGATCTTGAGGTTCCTTTTCCTATTCATGAGCCTCAGCATATTCCTGAGCCTGAGGAAATGATTGAGTCGCCGATGGAGTCACCTATGCTATCGGGGATGAAGGTGAAGATGCCGGTTACGCCTCCTTCAACGGAGGGAAAGAGGATTGTGAAACATAATGCTAATTTGGTGGAGATTTTTGCTATTCTTGATGATCATTTTCTTAAGGCTTCTGAGAGTGCTCATGAGGTTTCAAAGATGCTTGAGGCCACTAGACTGCATTATCACTCTAATTTTGCTGATAATAGAG GACACATTGATCACTCCGCAAGGGTCATGCGAGTTATTACTTGGAATCGATCCTTTAAAGGAATACCTAATTTGGATGATGGGAAGGATGATTTTGACTCGGATGAGCAAGAAACTCATGCTACCATCTTGGACAAGTTGTTAGCTTGGGAAAAGAAACTTTATGATGAAGTTAAG GCTGGTGAACTAATGAAGTTTGAGTACCAAAGAAAAGTTGCCACACTAAACAGGCTGAAAAAAAGAGCTAATAACTCGGAATCATTGGAGAAATCCAAAGCAGCTGTCAGTCATTTGCATACAAGATATATTGTAGATATGCAATCATTGGATTCAACAGTCTCAGAGATTAACCGATTACGTGATGAACAATTGTATCCAAGACTTGTCCAGCTTGTTGATGC GATGGCCACTATGTGGAAAGAAATGCTATCTCGCCATGAGAAGCAATTGGAGACTGTGCAATTACTGAGATCGTTGGACCCTTCCCAATCCCCTAAGCAGACTAGTGAACACCATCATGAGCGAACATATCAGCTATTGGTTGTTGTACAACAGTGGCATACACAATTTGAGTTGCTAGTCAACAATCAAAAGGGATACATAAAGTCCCTAACTAACTGGTTAAAATTAAACCTCATCCCTATTGAGAGCAGTTTGAAGGAGAAAGTTTCTTCACCTCCAAGAGTTAGAAGTCCGCCTTTACAGGGTCTTCTCCATGCATGGCATGACCGTCTAGAGAAACTTCCCGATGAGCTTGCTAAGACAGCTATCGGAAACTTTGCTGCTGTGATAGATACTATTTTCAATCAGCAAGAAGAAGAGATGATTTGTAAGAGGAAATGTGAGGATACTCGAAAAGAACTTTCCCGCAAAACCAGGCAATTTGAGGATTGGTATCACAAGTATATGCAAAGGAAAATGCCAGAAGATGTTGATCCAGATAAGGCAGAAGATGCTAATGCTCCCGATGAAGTTATTACAGAGAAGCAGTTTTTGGTTGAACAAGTGAGGAAGAGGTTGGAAGACGAGGAAGCAGCCTATGAAAAACAATGCCTTCAAGTGAGGCAAAAAACTTTGGGAAGTCTCAAAAACCGCATGCCAGAGCTCTTCAGGGCTATGTGTGATTTTTCTCTTGAATGTTCTAAAATGTACATGGAATTATGCTATATATCACAGCACCTGGGCCAGAACTTATCATGA
- the LOC123895566 gene encoding ras-related protein RHN1-like isoform X2, with protein sequence MGTGKTSLALRFVKGQFFQNQEPTIGAAFFTQILSLSEATVKFDIWDTAGQERYHSLAPMYYRGAAAAIVVYDISSIDTFVRAKKWVQELQRHGSQKLVMALVANKCDLEPKREVQAEDGEQFAQENGMFYMETSAKTAENINELFYEIGRRLAKVLPPKQTGINFRNETQAHGRKFFCCST encoded by the exons ATGGGAACAGGAAAGACTAGTTTAGCATTAAGATTTGTTAAAGGCCAATTCTTTCAGAATCAG GAACCAACCATAGGAGCTGCATTTTTCACACAAATATTATCATTATCTGAAGCTACTGTGAAGTTTGATATATGGGACACAGCAGGACAAGAAAGATATCATAGTTTGGCTCCTATGTACTATCGCGGTGCAGCAGCAGCGATTGTTGTTTATGATATCTCTAGCATT GATACATTTGTTCGAGCGAAAAAATGGGTTCAAGAATTGCAAAGACATG GAAGTCAGAAGTTAGTGATGGCATTGGTAGCAAACAAATGTGACTTGGAGCCAAAGAGAGAGGTTCAAGCTGAG GACGGAGAACAATTTGCCCAGGAGAATGGAATGTTCTACATGGAAACATCTGCTAAGACTGCTGAGAACATCAATGAGCTTTTCTATGAAATAG GAAGAAGACTAGCAAAGGTTTTACCACCAAAGCAAACAggaataaattttagaaatgaaACACAAGCACATGGTAGAAAGTTTTTTTGTTGCTCAACGTGA
- the LOC123895566 gene encoding ras-related protein RHN1-like isoform X1, with protein MSRQGNKIIQAKLVLLGDMGTGKTSLALRFVKGQFFQNQEPTIGAAFFTQILSLSEATVKFDIWDTAGQERYHSLAPMYYRGAAAAIVVYDISSIDTFVRAKKWVQELQRHGSQKLVMALVANKCDLEPKREVQAEDGEQFAQENGMFYMETSAKTAENINELFYEIGRRLAKVLPPKQTGINFRNETQAHGRKFFCCST; from the exons ATGTCAAGACAAGGGAATAAGATCATTCAAGCCAAGCTG GTACTTCTTGGAGACATGGGAACAGGAAAGACTAGTTTAGCATTAAGATTTGTTAAAGGCCAATTCTTTCAGAATCAG GAACCAACCATAGGAGCTGCATTTTTCACACAAATATTATCATTATCTGAAGCTACTGTGAAGTTTGATATATGGGACACAGCAGGACAAGAAAGATATCATAGTTTGGCTCCTATGTACTATCGCGGTGCAGCAGCAGCGATTGTTGTTTATGATATCTCTAGCATT GATACATTTGTTCGAGCGAAAAAATGGGTTCAAGAATTGCAAAGACATG GAAGTCAGAAGTTAGTGATGGCATTGGTAGCAAACAAATGTGACTTGGAGCCAAAGAGAGAGGTTCAAGCTGAG GACGGAGAACAATTTGCCCAGGAGAATGGAATGTTCTACATGGAAACATCTGCTAAGACTGCTGAGAACATCAATGAGCTTTTCTATGAAATAG GAAGAAGACTAGCAAAGGTTTTACCACCAAAGCAAACAggaataaattttagaaatgaaACACAAGCACATGGTAGAAAGTTTTTTTGTTGCTCAACGTGA
- the LOC123895567 gene encoding uncharacterized protein LOC123895567 isoform X2, with product MKISKETSCYSYTHLPWPCQPRTDQNHLVFSYRFRVTCTVSLLLLFTTVYIFWPSDPYLKIVRLKLKKIKIHRVPRITVDISMLLTLRVQNADMYSMDFGAVDVAVSYRGKPLGHVTSENGHVRAMGSSFVDADLEFAGIGVLPEIVFLLEDLAKGTVPFDTVSEVKGKMGILFFYFPIKAKLSCEVLVSTINQTIVRQHCLYE from the exons ATGAAAATCTCAAAAGAAACATCATGTTACTCTTACACACATCTCCCATGGCCATGTCAACCTCGTACAGATCAAAATCACTTAGTTTTTTCCTACCGTTTTCGTGTCACCTGCACGGTGAGTCTTCTACTCTTATTCACCACCGTCTACATTTTCTGGCCGTCGGATCCATATCTCAAGATCGTACGGTTAAAACTGAAGAAGATTAAGATACATCGTGTGCCACGCATCACCGTAGATATTTCCATGCTTCTCACGCTGAGAGTGCAAAATGCTGACATGTATTCAATGGATTTCGGAGCGGTTGACGTGGCGGTATCTTATAGGGGGAAACCATTAGGTCACGTGACGTCGGAGAATGGGCACGTGAGGGCCATGGGATCTTCGTTTGTGGATGCTGACTTGGAATTTGCTGGCATTGGTGTGTTGCCGGAGATAGTGTTTTTGTTGGAGGATCTGGCTAAGGGTACGGTGCCATTTGATACGGTTAgtgaagttaagggcaaaatggggattctatttttttattttcctattaAG GCTAAACTATCATGTGAGGTTTTAGTGAGTACGATAAATCAGACAATTGTTCGTCAACATTGTCTTTATGAG TGA
- the LOC123895567 gene encoding uncharacterized protein LOC123895567 isoform X1 — translation MKISKETSCYSYTHLPWPCQPRTDQNHLVFSYRFRVTCTVSLLLLFTTVYIFWPSDPYLKIVRLKLKKIKIHRVPRITVDISMLLTLRVQNADMYSMDFGAVDVAVSYRGKPLGHVTSENGHVRAMGSSFVDADLEFAGIGVLPEIVFLLEDLAKGTVPFDTAKLSCEVLVSTINQTIVRQHCLYE, via the exons ATGAAAATCTCAAAAGAAACATCATGTTACTCTTACACACATCTCCCATGGCCATGTCAACCTCGTACAGATCAAAATCACTTAGTTTTTTCCTACCGTTTTCGTGTCACCTGCACGGTGAGTCTTCTACTCTTATTCACCACCGTCTACATTTTCTGGCCGTCGGATCCATATCTCAAGATCGTACGGTTAAAACTGAAGAAGATTAAGATACATCGTGTGCCACGCATCACCGTAGATATTTCCATGCTTCTCACGCTGAGAGTGCAAAATGCTGACATGTATTCAATGGATTTCGGAGCGGTTGACGTGGCGGTATCTTATAGGGGGAAACCATTAGGTCACGTGACGTCGGAGAATGGGCACGTGAGGGCCATGGGATCTTCGTTTGTGGATGCTGACTTGGAATTTGCTGGCATTGGTGTGTTGCCGGAGATAGTGTTTTTGTTGGAGGATCTGGCTAAGGGTACGGTGCCATTTGATACG GCTAAACTATCATGTGAGGTTTTAGTGAGTACGATAAATCAGACAATTGTTCGTCAACATTGTCTTTATGAG TGA
- the LOC123895564 gene encoding transcription repressor OFP14: MPKKLQKTLQDYLNKIKNKKPHPQITLTKMLSGCKHPKTPSFSLDNGRNMSSSNAVNNKINDAATLADVDRFLFENFKSLYFKDDEETENNNANTNTNNNNNNKRISDGRNNEEPLKLGSWLFESPRFITTPPQDLCGSARFFVKPGNSGSLMEDALSLSNSDEADSSNSNSSSTASPTKEVIMVNHVHDHHDRDHNNALPDNCVALLSYSPSPYDDFRRSMQELVESKFGKIENNQRIIDWDFMEEILFSYLNVNEKKSHKFILSAFVDLITVMRRNSEAAPGKPCSVRTVRIGREVRKKKTKQVTIEFESS; the protein is encoded by the coding sequence atgcctaAGAAGCTTCAAAAAACCCTTCAAGATTACCTcaacaaaatcaaaaacaaaaaacctcaTCCTCAAATTACACTAACCAAAATGCTCTCTGGTTGTAAACATCCCAAAACGCCATCATTTTCCTTAGACAACGGTAGAAACATGTCATCATCTAACGCCGTTAATAACAAAATCAACGATGCAGCAACACTAGCTGACGTTGACCGTTTTCTTTTCGAGAATTTTAAGTCTCTTTATTTCAAAGATGATGAAGAAACCGAAAACAACAACGCCAACACCAACaccaacaataataacaataacaaaagaaTCTCGGATGGACGAAACAACGAGGAACCACTAAAACTTGGTTCCTGGTTGTTTGAATCACCGAGATTCATTACAACACCACCTCAAGATCTTTGTGGATCAGCACGATTTTTCGTGAAGCCGGGAAATTCAGGGTCATTGATGGAAGATGCACTATCTTTATCAAACAGTGATGAAGCTGATTCGAGTAATTCAAATTCATCATCAACGGCATCACCAACAAAAGAGGTTATCATGGTTAATCATGTTCATGATCATCATGATCGTGATCATAATAATGCTCTTCCTGATAATTGTGTTGCTTTGTTATCGTATTCGCCTAGTCCTTACGATGATTTCAGGCGATCGATGCAAGAATTGGTCGAATCAAAGTTtggtaaaattgaaaacaatcaGAGAATAATTGATTGGGATTTCATGGAGGAGATTTTGTTTAGTTACCTTAATGTTAATGAGAAAAAGTCTCATAAGTTTATTTTAAGTGCTTTTGTTGATCTCATCACTGTTATGCGTCGGAATTCAGAGGCAGCTCCGGGGAAACCGTGTAGCGTCCGAACGGTTAGGATTGGTAGGGAAGTCAGGAAGAAGAAGACCAAGCAAGTGACCATAGAATTTGAGtcttcttaa